The Rosa rugosa chromosome 3, drRosRugo1.1, whole genome shotgun sequence sequence ctcactcCCACTCTCATTCTCACTCTCGCTCTCTTACCTGTTTTTGTTAAAATATTTTAAGAATCAGCTAAGAGCATGTTGTCATAATTAGATAATTACAAAAGTGACTCGTTTTAATTTTAAAGGAAAAAAGTAACACTAAATTTTGTCCATGTATTGAAAGGAAATTAATAGTTATGAAATAGTCCGTCATTCATGCATGATTCTTTGAAAATTAACAGGTTGAGAGAAGGGGAAAGAAGCAGTGGAAAAGGGTTGAAGTGAAGCTTGAAGACCATGTTAACATCCCTATTTTCCCTTCTGGCCTATCGCCTGCATCATACGATAAGTATCTTGATGACTACATATCAAAGTTAGCAATGGAAAGACTTCCACAACACAAACCTCTCTGGGAAATTCACATTATCAAGTACCCAACTACCAATGCAGCCGGCACTGTAATATTCAAGCTTCACCAAGCGCTTGGTGATGGCTTCTCTCTCATGGGTgctcttctctcttgtttacaACGATCTGACAATCCTTCTCTTCCCCTAACCTTCCCGTCAAGAAGGAGGTCGCAGCCATGGAAGAGTGAAAATTTTGTGACTAAAGTTTTTTCTTCTGTCTTCAACACCATATCGGATTTTTTAAATAGCAACTTGGAGGAAGATGATCAACACCAATCAGATCGGGGAATGATGGAATTGAGTTCAAGCCAATTGCAGTATCAACTATGACGATTTCCCTTGATAGAATCAAACTAATCAAGAGCAGGCTCGGAGTGGTAAGATCAAGTTGTCAATTACGTACCTATATATTTTTAAGGAGTCTTTTGTATATCAAGTCGATTTGGAATGAGTTAATGTTGGTTATTTATTCAAGAGTATGCTTAATTGGAGTGGCATAATTAAGATTAATCAACTACTAAGATTTTGTTTGAAGACTTTAAGCTCATCAATTTgcaaattttattttaaatataaGCACTAGGAATTAGCTTAAGCAGTGAGGGAATGGTGTGGATCAATTAGACCGCATCATGGGTTTAACGGaaaaactgttgtttgaatTAACTTGATCATTATTCATGAtgttaattaatttaatttacttatttaatttGAATTTTATCAATGATTAATAGACGATAAATGACGTTCTTACCGCGATGATCTTCCTTGGCACTCGACTATACATCCAAGAGACGAACAAAAGTTTAAGCAAAGCAAGAGGCACAGCAATTGTATTGCTCAACACAAGGATGACGGGGAATTACACCTCAGTTCAGGAGATGATCAAACCTAATAGCAAGTTGCCATGGGGGAACCATTTGTCACTGTTGCATGTACCAATACCCAAGTTGTTAACGAATAGTGAAGAACAATTTTCAGATAATGCGCTTGACTTTGTCTGGAAGGTACAGAAAATTATAAGGAGCAAAAGACATTCTTTGGGTATTCATCTCACTGCTGGGTTCTTGGAGATTCTCAACAAATTTGGAGGCCATGAGGTATGTAAGTTTGTGAAAGGCGCAGATGCTATATATGTTCTTTTAGCACTAAGTTCAGATAATATATATGACTGGTGAAATATGATGTGTGCATGTGACCAAAATACAGCTTTAGTAAATAGTAATGGCCAGTTCTTAACATATCTGATCTTCACATCTGAGAAATGAAAGCTATATATGCAGATTTTACGAAATTCTAGATCTGAGGTCCACACTTCGAATTCCCTCCCCGAAGCTAAAAAAAGTCGTGCCTGTTGGCACTGATGCCTCAACTGTTTGCTTGGCCTCTGGCTAGGGCTATCCCTTtgtagttttttcttttctttcctttttttggaCGGAAAAGGAATTTACTATTTAGAGCTCTTATATTTCATCAAAGTACTTCCAGAATTTTGTAGCATCGATCCCACAAAGTACTTTCAAATCACCGTGTGTTTTGTTTGTTGGTAACATTTTGGTACTGGCTGGGTGCAGGCAGCAGCAAGATACATCCGTAACACATTGAAGAAGTCGAGCATGATAATTTCCAATATGATTGGACCGGTGGAACAAATGTCTTTGGCAAATCATCCAGTTAAAGGCTTATACTTTTTGGTCCTTGGTTCACCTGAGGTATGTCATAATCTCAAACCTTGTACATAATGAGGTCTTAAACAAAATCGGCGTACTAGGCAATATTCGTATTGGTACACTGTATTTTGATTTTTTCACTATGATTTCCTTTTCAGGGCCTTGATGTAACAATAGTAAGTTATATGGGAAAGGTGAGGATTGCCTTCAAGATGGAAAAGGGTCTTATTGATCCACCAAAGTTCAAGTCATGCATGGAAAAGTCTTTTGAGATGATACTCGAAGCCTCGGAGAAAACTGCTGTGCAGAAGAATTAATGGATTCAGCGAACTAGCATGCTTAAAATATATTAGTCTTCTTCATACATGCTCTACAtgtgtaataaaaaaaaaagggttattatcacaaatggtacctgaactatatctcaatcttatcgatggtacctaaacttcaattttgatcacaaccagtacccgaacttttcgatttcattttaaatggtacctaaggccacattcggtcactattccggccaaaaaagccaaatctaaaatataaaaaaatttaaaaaaagttcaaggcaagtctattaccaaaaaaatcatcactatatatgattgcaacccttgaaatcatcaaagatcatcactatgattgccttTACATGCCATTTTTAGTTGGAATAGTGActggaggtggctctaggtaccatttaaaatgaaatcgaaaagttcaggtactggttgtgatcaaaattgaagttcaggtaccatcgataaaattgaggtatagttcaggtaccatttgtgataataacccaaaaaaaaaaataaaaaaaaaaatgaaataagacAGTTAttacagagagaaaatagtgggagggatcatttccttttaattttcggaaaattctacaatgtgttaacgtatgacatgcatacaattgccttaaaagtggtaaaatgaatcctcaaaatagtaatattaatcctcaaagtggtaacatgagtccttaaagtgataaattttcttagttaccacatgagtcctcaaaatagtaatattagtcctcaaagtggtaacatgagtccttaaagtggtaaattttcttagtttaccatatgagtcctcaaaatagtaatattagtcctcaaagtggtaacatgagtccttaaagtggtaaaaatagttgatgtatgagaaatgttaacataccatagttTTACccttaattttcttaataaaaatctattttataattgtcatatttaccTTTGTGATTAGATTTATTCTCAAAgctttttaatatttcaggattaaatctgtcaaaatttttagtTTTGGCTAATAAAACATCTTCTCTTAATATTAGTATAGATTAACGCACTTTATCTTATGTATTATATGTGTGGTTGAGCTAAGAGGACTtggaaatataaataaaaagttATGTATTTTTGTTACGGGCAAAGTTTTCGTGGCAACCATGTATGTTAATGCTCTTTTTATTATTAGGGTTTTACGTAAGGTTGCAGCTATTGTCATCCTACGAAAtattttgttcaccctacacTAATTTTAGCTATGTTAATCTTAATTTTACCTTGACAAAATTATAattagaaaaaatgaaaaactaatTGAAATCACATCCACTGGCAACTCCACCATACAAATAGATAGATGACTATGCTAGAAAATATTTCATCAACTCCATCAAATGTCTCTTGGTGTCTCTTTGCCTCTTTTATAATTACTTATATTCCTTTCAAAATAATTATCTATATTTGATTGACTTGCACCAGATTAACGACAACGGATCGAAGATCACCCTAATCAACCTAGTGTGCAATTTTGATGGAAAGACAAACACAGATTGAATAGAAAATTGGGTGCTCTCTTTTTCGTCTCCCTCTTTGGCAGGAACCCGACCTGGACTTCTTGTTTTTCGCTGATTTGCTTTAGCGCCTGTCCCTTGCTTCGAAGCTATtgtggaggatggctgtgtgcAGCCTGCTTTGGTTTAATTACTTGGACTGAACGCAATGATACGCCAAAAGTAGCACTCAACTTAACCCTACAAAAtatagttgttagtatagaataagtatggatcgttcaagccggggattgagggtacacaagTAATCACGTAATAAATAAAGAATCAAAGTATAGGTATAAGTAtatgaaaacaataaaaagaatatataaGAACAAGAAATCATAAACATGGGGGATTTAGGTTTTGTAACGCAGagattaaaataaaacaatttaGATTTTAAGTTTGTAAACAAGGGTGAATGGAATAATGCTAGGAACACTCGTTATCCGCCACTAATTACGTTTCTAGTCAAGTTATAATCTCTTAGATCCTTTACTATATCGTGAGGAGTTTCAACCGGCACACTACACTCGTAGCGAGATATAAACCACCATTTGCATTTCCAGTTACTACTTAAGCAAGACGTAGTGCCACTACCAAGCCttttaaacatgcaatcaaggtatagtaGCTATCCTGTCAACAACATATTTAAAGCATTAGAAACATGTGAAAGTTTGGTtaaaaatcaaatcaatcaaaGTACAAGTAACTTGTCTAATCAAGAACCAGAACCATATGATTTTAACTACTGCTCATAGCTTTTACTACTTGTGAATTTAGTTCCAAGGTGAATTGTTAGCTTAattctagcaccaattacatgcaaatcctaagtgtttcgaaccacataaaAACAAACATGCAAAAGTTCTCTATAAACTCAAAGTCATATGATCGACTCACATAAGACATAGCAAAATCACTTAGAGAATTATAACGTAAAGACTATAACATAATTAGGTTTCAAACTTACATTCTTAACTAAGAAAAATTAGTTACACatagttttaaaaacaaaaataaaaaaatagagaaaaggaatcaaaaagaagaaaaggatgGAGGCGGATGaacaagaaagagagatagagGAGAAGGTGAAATGTGTGGTGTGTTTTTACAATGTGAATTCCTACTCTTTTTATAGAGATTAATCCCGCAAATCCTTCACTAAACGAACTTGAGTCTCCAATCCTTTTTTGTAAAGAAATCCTAGTCCATATTAGATTTGAATAAGTCTTTAATGTCTAGAACATGTTTCTAGGCCCTTCTTGAGCTCTCCTCGTGCATTATGGTTTCCTAATCCAAGTTGTAGAAGAAGTCAAATCCAAATTAGCTTTGTACATGTGCTCCTTGAAATTCTCTGAAATTTTAGGaagaaaattttgattttcCGTCACCCAGGTCCTACAACTTTGGAGAGCCATCGTTCATAGCTCACAAGGAACTAGAAAACGCGATTATATGGATAAAAAACCCCGGCAGTCTACTTTCAAATGGAGTCGCCAgatccaaaattgaagttctATAGCTCCTACAATATCGAAATGAGTACCTGAAGGTTGGATTAGAAAACTAATTCCTATAAATTTTAGGAAGtctttctccacacatgcttTGCACATGACCATTAAGTTGCATATGCTTTTTCCTCACTTTCATTTAAATGTCACATGCCTTTTTTAAAAATGCACATGACATTTTTTAAAAATGCACATGACACTTAGCTAAAATTTAGGCTTTTTAATTCTCACATGCAAGACACATGCatttcttctattttctctcctTTGCTCCAAAAAACACctaaaataatgaaacaaagttaaaactatAAAATAAGAGAAATAACATAAAGTAATATgggaaaataaataatataaatattGCATTTTTTCTTTAAAGGCTGGAAACCCtttacacagagagagagagagagagagagagagagagagagagatgtgatTAGGTTCCAAAATCATATCGTTCTACTTGTAGGCTGTAAATGCAGAATCTATATCAGTTGTGTCATCGTTGCTGTTTGCATCCTTAAAACTCAAAACTCTTTCTGAAGCCACTTGTATTATTAAGGACAAGAGTACTATTTTCATGCGCTGCATCTtgcttttgtatatttgttagCTATCGTGTTCAACAATCCTACTCcataaataaaactaaaataatattgGTTGTTTCGCAAATACAAGTTAAATGGTTGGTAGGATATTTTGGAATCACAAACTAGTAAACGATTTATTGTCCCCAAACATTACAGTGTTTAATCCATCACTTTGAACTTAAAACATGTTGCTTTTTCTGTGATGCTATATAAATATGTTAATTTTGCTATTAACCCTTGCTTTTattagtttttcttattttattaggggcaataaaaaCTTTTATTGCCAGTTTTTATTCCACCCCaacacaccccccccccccccccccccccccgccccgataaaagattttgaattgatgtaatctcctcatcttcttcctcaatcaaagttttatttgtctaatttaaGGAAGATTAGTCCTCCTTCCttccaataaacttttattgtcccccaataaaagattttgaattgatgtaatctccttattttttttgaaacaagaGAAACTTTATTCATCAAACACGATTGAGATCGTACAAGAGGGCATCCGATAAGAAATCCGGAGCATGATTGAACCAATATTCAGTTTTGATATCAGAATCAAAACTGATGTTTGCTAGCCTATGAGCTACCCTATTAGCTTGTCTACTGACATGAACGAAAATAAATAAGGGCCAAGTTTGCAGTATATCTTTTATGTCTACTATCAAATTACTCAAACCTGATAGATCTTCAAATGGGGATGAAATAGCATGAACAGCAACTAAACAATCAGTCTCTATTATTGCACTATTCACTCCCAAACCCAGAAGCAAGAGCAACCCATGTTTTATGGCTAGCAATTCGACATGAAGAGGAGAAGTCACAAAGGATTCCCTGATAGAAAAGGCAGCCAAGAAAGCAGCTTGATCATTACGAAGAACACCCCCTACACCACCATAAGTAACATTAGGGAGATAAGACCCATCAATATTCAACTTCACAGTCTCAGGCCTAGGAGAACACCAAGATTTGGCTACAGGCCTCATTGGTGTAGAAGGAACTAAGCCAGAAGGAACGTTGGCTTGGAGATACTCTTCATACCATCCCATTGCAGTGGCTACAAGAATTGGACCATCTTTGTGTTTCTCATTCCACAACTTATCATTCCGGTTCTTCCATAGGCTCCATAAAAGAACCAACATTTTGTCAAACAAATCGGAAGACAAGGAAGTAGCTCTCTCAAGTAGCCAGTttttgaaatccaaatgagATGAAACATCAAGAACAAGATTGAAAGGGTGAGCACCCCAAATATTATGAGCTATAGGGCATTGACATAAGATATGGCCCAAATCTTCCCAAGGAAACTGACAGTGTAAACAATGAAGATCGCCCATATAACCTTTCAAAGATAAACAAGCACGAGTTGGCAACAAATTGTGAGAAGCTCTCCACCCAAAAATTGCAACCTTACCTGGAACTCTAGCTTTCCACAAAGCTTTCCACAATGGAGCATATGGGTCGCCTCCTGAAGAAGAAGACATAATATGACTCAAAGTAAAATCTCTAGCAACTTTATAAGCAGACTTTACTGAAAAGAAACCTTTCTTGTCCGGCTTCCAAGTGATGGTATCTAGTGCTCTTCTCCGACTTAGAGGGATGCACATAACCTGTGTCACAACTTCAGGGGGAAAACAAGCATGCAATGCTGCCACATTCTAAGAGTGTGAGCCAATATCAATAAGGTCCGCAACTTAATCAAAAACAGTATTAGCCGGTTTAGATAAAGAGTGAGAAGAGATTGAGGGAATCCACTCATCTTCCCAAATACTAATGTGACTGCCATCTCCAACATTCCAAAGGAGACCAGCTTTGATGACAGGCCTAGCCTCCATGATGCTCCTCcatgcataggatggtctctcTCCCATATCAGCCGTCAAAAAACTCCCATCGGGAAAGTAGATTGATTTGAATAAACGGCTCACTAGTGAGGCTGGATTAGACATGAAATGCCACCCTTGTTTAGCAAGCATGGCAAGATTATGTGCATGTAAGCTCTTGAAACCCATACCACCCTCCTGTTTAGACAAGCACATTCGCTCCCAAGAGCACCAATGATCTTCTTTTGATCATCCGTACTGCCCCAAAAAAATTGTGCACATAATTGCTGAAGATCATCACAAAGAGATTTTGGAAGCAAGTAGCAATTCATCACATACTGAGGCACTGATTGAGCCACTGCCTTGATCAATGTTTCCTTCCCTCCAATACTAAGGGTTTTCGCCCTCCAACTGACAAGCTTCTTTGTTAACCTTTCTTTTAAATAAGCAAAAACAGCCACCTTTGATCTCCCTACATGAAGTGGTAAGCCAAGGTACTGACCATGATCAGAAACTCTTTGAACACCCAGGATACTAGCCAAAAAATGTTGGGAATCCATACCAACATTAGAACTGAACACAACACTACTCTTTTGAAGATTTATTTGCTGACCAGAAGCTCGTCCATAGATATCCAGAATAGCCTTGACACTCAAGCACTCATGCTCCGAAGCTTCACCAAACATAAGGCTATCGTCAGAAAATAACAGATGATGAATAACGGGAGCTGAAGGATTCATCAACAAACCCTTGAGGATGCCTTGAGAAACTGAAGCAGTGATAAAAGATGAAAATCCTTCTGCGCATAGTATAAACAAATAGGGGGATAACGGGTCTCCTTGTCGGATTCCCCTAGTTGGAGTAATGAAACTAGTAGGTTCACCATTAATAATGAGAGAGTAACTCACAGATTTCagtgaagacaaaatgacctcCACCCATTTAGAACAAAAACCCAGCCTTACCAAAATAGCTTCTAGAAAAGTCCATTCAAGACGATCATAAGCCTTGCTTATGTCTAGCTTAAGGGAGAAGAAACCCTCAGCTTGAGTACGGAGCTTCTTCATAAAGTGAGTAATCTCTGTAGCCACCGAAGAGTTATCAGAAATAAGTCTTCCTGGCACAAACGCACTTTGTAATGGGGAGATAATCTGAGGTAATATCACTTTCAATCTGTTAGCTAACACTTTTGATGTAATCTTATACACCACATTGCACAGGGCAATTGGGCGAAGATCAGAAGCTGTCTTTGGATCCTTCACTTTGGGAATGAGAACTAAATGAGTAAAGTTAGACTCATGTGGTAATTGACCAGTTTCAAGCACAGTTCTCACAGCCAGACAGACATCAACATGTACAATAGACCaatatttctgaaaaaaaaaatgaggggaCATACCATCAGGGCCCGGGGACTTAGAGGGATGCATTTGAAAGAGAGCGACTTTAATTTCATCATCCATATAAGGAGCAACTAAATCTGCATTCATCTGTGAAGTAACTCGAGGTTGAACAGCTTCCAAAATCAGGTTAGAAGCAAGAGGATCATATCCCTCCGATTTGAAGATGTGCTCATAATGAGTAGTAAGAACAGCAGCTATATCAGAAGGAGAAGTGTGCTAATTACCTGCAGAATCAGAGAGTCCCTTGATAGAGTTTTTGCATTTACGTTGGAAGCCTTCCTATGAAAAAACGTTGTATTCCTATCACCTTCTTTTAACCATTGCACCCTAGAGCGCTGCCTCCAGTATGTCTCATTTAAAGACAATAGCTCATTGAGCCAAAATTGTAATGCTTTCTGCTCCTCAAACTGCTCTGGATCATAAGGCTTACTCATAAGCTGCTCAAGTTTATTTTGGACCACTCTCATCTCTGTATGCCTCTGCTGAAAAACTCCCACATGCCATTTCATTAACAACTTTCCTGTATTGCGAATTTTCCTCCCAACTTGTAACATTGGATCACCAGTAGAAGGCATCATCCAACCTTGTTGTATTAAATTTGGGCAATCTTTATGCTGAGACCACATCTCCTCAAACCGGAAATGTTTTGGGGCTCGATGATTGAGAACTGCTGTTGAGTTAACCTCTACTAGGAGAGGGTTATGGTCAGACCGGCTAAGGGGAAGGGTAACAACCCGAGAATGTGGAAACTTATCTCTCCATTCCACCGTGTGACAAGCACGATCTAGTCTTTCTTTTGTAAATCTGTTAGCCCAAGTAAATCTAGAGCCAACAAACTTCATATCAATAAGAGCACAATCAACAAGAGCCTGCCTGAATCATGCCATAGGTACATATGCTCTCTAAGCACCACCAGACTTGTCAGCATTGCTGAGAATTTCATTAAAATCTCCTGCAACCAACCAAGGCAGAGTAGATTGAGAAGCTAAAGTGCACAGGAGATCCCAGGTTCTAACACGATCTGCATTGGATGCGAAGCCGTAGATACCGGTGAAGCAAAATTCATCTTGGGAGCCCTTTTCACCAATTTCCACATCTATATGGTTGTTGAAATAATTCCGAATTCGCACCGGAATTCCCTGACGCCAGAGAAAAGCCAGTCCCTGAGAGTCCCACGAACAAGGCTGGCATTCACAACCCTCAAAATCCAAACGCAATCTGACTGCGTTCACCAAACTTGGAGTAGCTAGTGtttctgattaaaaaaataaaattgtggTTTCTTTGTTGAACAATATTCACCAAAGCATCTTGTGTTTCCAAGTTAATGAGGCCCTGACAATTCTAGACCAATATCTTGGATTCAAACATGGCCGATGAAGGAAATCTAGGTAGAAAGCAAGAGAAGCGATCTACCAAGACAGAAGCTGTAACCTGTCGAGCAAAGCCGCGCAGACAGCGAAAATGAGAAAACCCAGCCAGAGAAGTCACCGATAGACTGCTCTGCCGACAAGCGCCGGTTCGAAAACTTCGCCGACAAGCAGCGAGATGGCGGCGGACGCGTGGTGAAGCAACGCCCAAATAGGATCCTCCCTCTATTAGAGGACGGGATGAACAGACAGCCAGCGCTGGAGGCAGCCGGAGTCGCGGTTGATCAAGAAATCCTTGATCTTCGGTCGGGGCAGCGGAGCTCTAGATGTTCTATATCCTTGAGCAAATATGTAATCTCCTTATCTTTatcctcaatcaaagttttatttgtctaattttaaggaGATTAGTCACCCTTCCCTAAATAAAATTTTAATACCCCCACCACCGGTAATCTCCTCATTTTCttcctcaatcaaagttttatgggttaattacatataaatgcatatttgaatgttttttaAGCCATAAGGTCACCAactatttttttccctcataaggccactagattaaaaagggtgttaaattttggatataaaaaccaacatatttacataaatggtactagagtaaaaagtcaacaatcatccTCTCTCTCCGCTCCGACGAGGTCTCAAGCCAACTCCGGCGGGTCTCTGGTCGACCTCCAGCCAACTTCGACGGATTTCCTGCCGACCTCCGGCCAACTCTGACTGGTCTCCGGCAAACCTCTGGTCAACTTCAGGCGAACTCCGACGACcacaaaagttactgtcactaacaccaaaagctattgTCGCTAGCAACAAAACttactctggtgagatttccggcaacctccggcaaggtcacaaaagctactgtcgctagcaacaaaagctactctggtgagatttccggcaacccccggcgaggtcacaaaaaactactgtcactagcaacaaaagctgcTCTGGTGAGATTTTCGGCAACCTCCAACAaggtaacaaaagctactgtcaccagcaacaaaagctatgctctccaaaaccaaaagctactatcccCACCAACAAAATGTACTATCACcaataccaaaagctactattACAAGCAACAAACGCTACTGTCACCCACAccaaaaagctactctcaccagtaACAATAACTACTCTCACTATCACCAAAGGTTACTCACATCAACGCCAAAAGAAATAACCAAGCAGAACAAAAACTACTACTAAGTAGAACAAAAGCTACTACCAAAAACTAAGAAAGCTATTCTCAGAGACTAACAAATCTATGGAGATGTAAAAAATACAACTGATAAAAATGCTATTGCAATCGAGAAATAAAAACATATTCAATAATACAAAAAGTATGCAGGGTTCAAATAATGATATAACTATGTAAGAAGCTACTTCCATAGTTGTAAAAAGCTACTTCCATAGTTGTAaaaatctattacaatagttGTACAAAGCTACTGTCAATGTTATAATGCTACTGTCATTTTTTCAATGGTGATGCTCTAGGTATATGCATAATTTTGCCACCTTCAACACAAGACTTCATTTCAACATTTCTTGGTTGGCTGAATGATCACTTGGTCAATGGAGGCTTCAATATCCAAATTCACATGTTTTTCGAAATATACTACTACAAATGCAAAGGGGACGAAttctgcaagaacaaagatacaacaaaatattagtatttaaaatgaaaactaaaaacaGCAATGTACCGCTGCGCCGCAAACGTGGCACTCTTTATCAActagataataaaaaataagcaatctaaaaagctactgacataAGTATAAAAAACTACTATAGCACACGTACAAAGCAACTAGACCAGTAATAAAAAGCAATTGACCTAGGTACAGAAAACTACTATAAAACATGTACAGAGCTATTAGAGTAATAATAAAAAGGTACTGATCGACATAGGTacaaaaaactactatcacaCATGTACAAAGCTACTGGACTAGTAATGAAAAGCTTCTGACATAGAAATTGATTGCATAAAACCAACTAATTATACATGCTTGATATTTCAAAGCACAAATGCTTCTACAGGTTCTAATAACCATTGACATCTCAACATGCCTAATCTCACGGTCATTATCTACATAATGTATAAAGTAAATTTAaattaattagaaaattacacactGCATTCAAACTTTTGAGGGGGGTCTACTAATAAAGCTCAACTGCAACTAGCTAGCAGGCACTACTCAATTGCTATATGATTATGAGGTCCAATAGATTTATTAATATGTACCTTGATTAATGGCATCACCATCTCTCATTTAATGCTTTGCCTTTGTTATAGGCAAATGATATGATAACCAACTCAGCCAAACTAACTAGTACTCATGGCGTGGAGATAAAGCCATTGTTAATGCTGCTACTACTGATTGATCATGTATTTCGAGCAAGACAACCAAGTTTCATCACATAAAGAATAATCAAAACAATGATTAACAAGTCCcagattctgcaaattttgagCAAAACA is a genomic window containing:
- the LOC133737384 gene encoding uncharacterized protein LOC133737384, giving the protein MRDGDAINQEFVPFAFVVVYFEKHVNLDIEASIDQPCSWDSQGLAFLWRQGIPVRIRNYFNNHIDVEIGEKGSQDEFCFTGIYGFASNADRVRTWDLLCTLASQSTLPWQALVDCALIDMKFVGSRFTWANRFTKERLDRACHTVEWRDKFPHSRVVTLPLSRSDHNPLLVEVNSTAVLNHRAPKHFRFEEMWSQHKDCPNLIQQGWMMPSTGDPMLQVGRKIRNTGKLLMKWHVGVFQQRHTEMRVVQNKLEQLMSKPYDPEQFEEQKALQFWLNELLSLNETYWRQRSRVQWLKEAAVLTTHYEHIFKSEGYDPLASNLILEAVQPRVTSQMNADLVAPYMDDEIKVALFQMHPSKSPGPDGMSPHFFFQKYWSIVHVDVCLAVRTVLETGQLPHESNFTHLVLIPKVKDPKTASDLRPIALCNVVYKITSKVLANRLKVILPQIISPLQSAFVPGRLISDNSSVATEITHFMKKLRTQAEGFFSLKLDISKAYDRLEWTFLEAILVRLGFCSKWVEVILSSLKSVSYSLIINGEPTSFITPTRGIRQGDPLSPYLFILCAEGFSSFITASVSQGILKGLLMNPSAPVIHHLLFSDDSLMFGEASEHECLSVKAILDIYGRASGQQINLQKSSVVFSSNVGMDSQHFLASILGVQRVSDHGQYLGLPLHVGRSKVAVFAYLKERLTKKLVSWRAKTLSIGGKETLIKAVAQSVPQYVMNCYLLPKSLCDDLQQLCAQFFWGSTDDQKKIIGALGSECACLNRRVNVAALHACFPPEVVTQVMCIPLSRRRALDTITWKPDKKGFFSVKSAYKVARDFTLSHIMSSSSGGDPYAPLWKALWKARVPGKVAIFGWRASHNLLPTRACLSLKGYMGDLHCLHCQFPWEDLGHILCQCPIAHNIWGAHPFNLVLDVSSHLDFKNWLLERATSLSSDLFDKMLVLLWSLWKNRNDKLWNEKHKDGPILVATAMGWYEEYLQANVPSGLVPSTPMRPVAKSWCSPRPETVKLNIDGSYLPNVTYGGVGGVLRNDQAAFLAAFSIRESFVTSPLHVELLAIKHGLLLLLGLGVNSAIIETDCLVAVHAISSPFEDLSGLSNLIVDIKDILQTWPLFIFVHVSRQANRVAHRLANISFDSDIKTEYWFNHAPDFLSDALLYDLNRV